The Microcystis aeruginosa NIES-843 sequence GCGCGGCGTTGGGCTTCCGTGGTGGTAGTTACCACCACCCGAGCCATCTGATTGAAACGATTGGCCAGTTGACCGAATTCATCTTCCGAGTAGATCGTCGCTTTAGCGTTAAAATTACCTTCCGAGAGATGATCGAATTGGCTTTGCAGATCGTTGAGACTGCGCTTAATCTGACTAATTAGCAACTGTAAACCTAGCCAAGTCAGGGCTAGGGTTCCCAGTCCGGTTAATAACATCGTGGTTAGTACCGGTTGACTGAAGGGGGAAAGACTGGCTGAGGCTGGCGGTTTCGGGGCCGGTTTGGGGGCAACCTTTTCGGTTTTTGCCTGGCTATTCGGGGCTGGTTTGGCAGCCAAGAGCGTAGAAAGCCAAGAGGTGGTACTAACGGCAAAAATTATGATCACAGGGGTAATACCCGCTAAGGCCGCTAGGATTAGTTGTTTTTTGCCTAAAGAAGCGTTGACAAAAAAGCCTAATTTGCCCGGATTGACTTCCACCACTGGCTTGAGCAAGAGTTCGGAGGCATGGGTAAGATGACTATCTCTTTTGTCATTGGGGGTTTTTAGACGAGAAGGATTAAAACTAGGCTCTCCCACACCAGAACTGGCATTAAGGTGCGCACTGGGTTCGGGGAGAAAACCACCACTTAAAGCTTCCCCCCCCGAAGGGGTAAATAGCTCCCAGTCCCCCAGTCCTTGAACCGTATCCGTCAGAGCCAGTGGGGAAAAACCGTCTAAATCCTCATCATTGAGTTCTGGTTGCCCAAAATCTCCGGTTTCGTCTTCCTCGTCTCTTTGTTGAGTGACTCTGCCCTGATTAGGGCCAGTTTTTGCCCCTTGTGGGTGGGTCGATTCCAGGTCAATGGCAAAAGTGCTTTCTTCTAGGGTATCCCTATAGGATAACTCCTGATCTCTACCGGTGAGGGGATTTCCCCCCAGAGCAGAGGAAACCATAAAAGTGGCTTCTCCCGTTGACCCTAACTCACCGTCCCACCCTTCCTCCAGCGAGTCAATCTCCGCCGCTTCTAAAAAGGGGAAAGGGGCTTCCCCCTCCGCCGAATCGCTAGACCACTGGGAACCGTGAGAGCCAGGGCCCGGCAGGGTAAGGGAACTAAAGGCGGTTTCCTCCGATTCCTCAAAATCATCGTCATAGGAATGGACTTTACTTACCGTAGGCTCGCTGGGATCCTCCTCATTGAAAAGACTACTATTCCAATCCAGCCCTTTTTTTTGTCCATCGGGGGCAGCCCCTTGCGACTTCCAGGAGCGAGAACGGTTAAAACTTTGACTTGGATCGAAAGCTGCCTCGCTGTAGGCAATGCTTTCCGTAGCAGCGATCGTAAAATCTCCCTCCTCGGCTTCAAAACGCAATTGCCGAATCTGATCGAGACCACGCTGGGCATAATCGACTAGATCGGAGCTAGTGGGAGAATTTTTAGCCAATTGCAGCACTTTTTCGTAACGTTCCTCCGCCAATCTGTATTGTTGTAGTCCTAGATGAATGTGACCCTGTAAAAGCATGACATTGGCATCCTCGGGATACTTGCTGATCATCTCTTTGACAATGACGGCGGCATCCTCAAGGTTGCCCTGGCAATAGGCGGTGTTAGCCTTTCTATAAAGTTTTGCGTATTCTGTCCCTGACGGCATTTGCCCCTCCCCTAGTAAAGTTAAATGAAGTAGTTAGTAGTTTCAAGAAAGAATTCCTATAAATCCTATTCTGCTATTTTTTTCAGGTTTTAAGCTGCCCAACGGGCAAAACGGAGTATGGCCAGATAATCGAGTAGTCTTAAGGTTTTTTTTGATTCTTGGCCCAGAATCCACTCTCCCTGCACATAGAGGGCGATCTGATCGGGAATACTGGCGGCACTACCTAGTTTATCTGGGTCGAGCCATTCCATATCTCCCAAACGTTCCACCGCTAAACCGAGGATCGTTTCCTCTTCTTTGATCGCAATTATGGGAATTTCGGCTCGATCGGTGTTTAAGCGGCTGCTATCCCCCAAAAATTGCCCGAGATCCGCCACCCAGATCACTTGACCCCGGAGATTGATCGTGCCGAGGAGCAAGGGTGAAGCATTGGGAATGGGGGTAATGCGATCTAGTGGTTGCTGTATTACCTCGCAAATTCCCACGGCACTAAGGGCAAACTCGTCCTGAGAGGGTAGATAAAATCGCAAGTACAGTTCACCGACGGGAGTTTGTAATTCCTGATTGTCGGGGGCGATATTTTGAGCGTTACCAGCAAAAAAATCGGCGTTGTTAAGCATGAGTTTAGTTCTCTTGCAACTAATAATTCGGGCGGCGTTTTTAGCTGTCTTGACCTATGCCATAGCTAGACTGTCCCCGGTGAGGGCGATTTTATCGGCGCAACAGTTGTTTAATGGTATAAATGAACTCAATCGGTTCAAAGGGCTTGACAATGTAGGCATCGGCTCCGATTTTCATGCCCCAATAGCGATCAAAGACTTCCCCTTTCAAGGAACAAATCACCACCGGGACATTTTTGGTTTTTGGATCCGACTTGAGACGACGACACACCTCATAACCATTCATGCGGGGCATGACGATATCGAGGACGACGAGATCCGGATTGGCTCTCTGAATATGTTCGAGGGCTTCCACCCCATCCGTGGCGATCGTGACCTTAATGCCGCTATTGCGGAGTAGATCACAGATCAGTTCCCTTTGCGTTTGGCTGTCTTCTACCAGCAATATTTCGCTCATAACTCCCTACCTAGCTAGGCTGCCAAGAACAACAATGGCAAAAGATGCCCGATAATAGTCCCCGTTGACCGGATGCTCGGAAATTTCTCTCATTTTTGCCTCCAACGCAATCTGAAATTTATCAGGGGTTTCTCTCTAAACAAGGACTTGATTCACCCTTTCGGGTTTCATCTCTATAGTTCCCAATTCCACCGTTAAAAACCACCGGCCAAGAGATTTTTTTCGGGTTTGGGGGTTGGGTGTGAGGTTTTAGGGTGTTGGGGTTTAGGATTTTAGTTGAAATTCCTCAGTAAAATACTGCGAATCTCGCTCTCATTGCAGCTTCCTTCCATAATTTCTCGGAATCTCCCCCAATAGACCCTATTTCTTTTAGTCTAGGACAAGCATTTATCTTACTTGTGAGGTACAAAGTATCGGGTTTTGGGGAAGGCTGGAACTGGGGAAGGCTGGAGCAGTAGCTGGTCGTCTGGGGATGATGCCAAATGCCGTCATACTTCATCTTGATGAGAAACGCTCTCTTACACCAAATCCGTTTTTAATAGTGTGATTAACTCTCAAGTTATCAATTGTTTCTCCCTGCTCCCCACTCCGCATCTCCAGCGCTCCCTTCTCCCCACACCCCACTCTCCTATACCTTTTAAACAGGATTTAGTATTACCTCCTCTTGTCACTAATAATAAATCTGATAAGCTAATTATGTAACATATTTTTCAGTAAGCTTTACTGAATTTAAACCAGCCCTAGAGATTTTTAGTACAAAAGTTCTAGCTCCCTATCTTTGCTTGTAGCTCTCATGCCGTCTTAACCGATAATTTAGATGTGTAGTCAGCTTATTCACAGCAGCCAGAGGTAAAAAGGGTCAGAAAACACGAGCCGATTTATGAGATTGACTGCCGAATTTTTTGAGACTAGGACAGTACATTTGCGCTGAAAAATCTCCAAAAATTTTCCAGTGGGGAAGAGGGAAAATTGAGAACAAATGTATGAATCAAAAAGAAAAACTCGAATGATAGAAATTAAAAAATTTTTGGGATCGGATGGTTACACCGAAACCACAGACGGGCTGCTCCTAGCCTCGATCGCCAACTCTTTCTAAAACCGATTACCGAAATAACACGGGAGCATGAAAGCCATTCTCTTTTTAAGCAATGGATGAAATGCGACTCGACGGGTTTTAACCCGTCGTATCCTTTTCCTCTAATTTTAGACTATCAATCCAGTCTTCGATGAGTGCTGTTATGGTTTTGTCTTTCTGGGCAGCATATCAATATAGCTTATTTCTTCTGCGGTCAAAACGAATTGTTAATGATTTAGTCTTCATACATATATATAGCGTTTCCTATTCGCAAGAGGTACATTATCGATGTTGAAAAGCTTAATCAGCAAAGGTTTAATTATGCCCCACAGGTGTGAGAAATGCTATAATTAAGCTAAGACGTATTTAAACCGCTTATTCTTAGATTAGCCGAATCTCCCCCCCCACCCCCCCGACGTCGGGGGGGGGTGTTGCCTCTTGCATGAGTGCCTCTTGCCTCGTCTCAACAAGAAATTTAAATTACGAACAGCTTAGTGCATTTATGTTAGTATAACATCAGGAGGTAAAAATACAATGTATAGATGCCAGCAAAATCTAATGAGCATGGATAAACATTTAAAGGCTATCCTTGAGTTAATTTGTGCTGAGTCTCATAAGCTGACTAACTGTGGAATTTATTATGCCCGTCAACTTTATTTAAAAACCCAGAAAATTATTGGCAAATTTGATTTAGAGAAAGAGTATAAAAACAACAAACACGATCAAGTTTTATCCTCTCAGGCAGCACAGCAAATACTTAGAAGTGTTGCTGAGTCATTTAAATCATTTAAAGAGCTAAACCAGAAATATAGAAAGGGAGAGTTAACAGATGAGCCTCATCTACCTAAATACATAAAAAAAGAAGGTCTGTTCCTTGTCACTTATCCCAAGCAAGCCCTAAAATGGGTTGATAATCAAATTGGAATCCCTTTAGGAAAAACTGTTAAGCAATGGTTTGGACTTGATAGCTTCTATTGGCCAATGACCTCCAATTTGAGGTTTCAAGAAATTAAGGAATTAAGAATACTGCCCAGAAATCATTGTTTTTATGTTGAGTTTGTTGATGAGAGTAAACCAGTCGAGATTGAGGTCAATCCCGATAATGTACTAGGTTTAGATCCGGGTTTAAACAATTGGCTAACAGGAGTTTCTAGTCTTGGTACTAGCTTTGTAATTGATGGAAGGCATCTTAAGTCTGTTAATCGTTGGTACCACAAGCAGGTAGCTACTCTCAAAGAAGGAAAACCTCAAGGATTTTGGTCAACTCAACTCGCTAAAATCACAGAAAAGCGTAATCGAAAAATAAGAGATGCTGTTAATAAAGCAGCTAGACTTGTTATTAATCACTGTCTTGAGCATCAAAGGAACAAAGACCAAAAGGGGGAAGGTAATTTAGGCAAAAAGAACCATCAATCTTTTGTTTCAATTCCGACAGCAAAACTCAAAGAACGTATTAGACAATTGTGTGAACATTGTGGGATTAAGTTTATTGAAACAGAAGAAAGTTATACCTCAAAAGCTTCATTTTTAGACAATGACTCGCTACCTAAATTTGTTGAAAAAACCGAAGGGTGGCAACCATCAGGAAAGAGAACAAAAAGAGGATTGTATCGGACTGCTCAAAATCAGTATATTAATGCTGATGCTAATGGGGCAGCTAACATAATTCGGAAAGTAAGCACAACACTTAATTTTGATTTAAGTCGAGTGTCTAGGGGCGTTTTGACTCGTCCTCAGAAATTCAAGTGCTGGTCAGCTAAAAAGACGCGAAGTCCGCTGAGAATCCTCCGTCATTTATGGGTCGGAGAAGTCAAAAAAACTTTTATTATGGAGGACAACTACTCGTGCTATACCTTGCAGAAGTAAAAAAACAGACTAGAGGTTTTATCGGTGGTTACAAAACCGAATTGAAACTATTGGCCTGTCAGCATAATGATCAGACGTGGAGTGCCATACCGGGGGAAGATATCTTAACCTACGACGAAACTAACTCCCTGGGTGAAGGTGCGCTTCTCTTGGTAAATTTGAGCAATAATCGTCAACTGCAAGGAAACCCGGAATTAGCGGGAGCGGAGATGGTGCGGCAACTGCAAAAGATTTCCCGTTTGATGGAGCGCAGCAAGAAAGATCAAGAGAAAATCGAGCAGTGGAAACAATCCCTCACCTATCAAAGCGAGATTCTCAACCGCCAGAAAATGGAAATGGAGACAAGAATCGAGCAAATTGAACAAATAGAGGCAGAATTCGATTATTTAGAGCGCAAAAGACAAGAACTGGAAACCCTAAAACAACAATTAAACGAGCAACAGCGACACCTGGAAGAAGGACAAATAAATTGTAACTCCTACCCCAATCTTTCCCCAGAAAAACAACAATTTATTCGCTCTCTAGCGGAGCGTTTAGCTAATAATCATGATCGGGGCAATTCTCCCTCACAAATTCTCCATTCCACTCTTGAATCTGTGCAGGAACAACAGACAATTTTAAATAGTTGTTGGCAGAGTTTAGAGGAGCAGAAAAAAACTGTAGAAAATCGTCAGGTCGCCAACGATGAAATGCTCGATTATCTCGAACAAAGAGCTAGGGAATTACAGACGAGTCGCAATGCTTTGGAAACGGCTCAAATACAATTACAAATACAAGAAACTGTTCTGAATCAAAAACAGGAATTATTCGAGCGCCTTAACCTCACCCTACAAACCACTGATTCTACTCGACAAATGCTCCTTCGTCTCCTGCAAGGGGAAGAACTAGATTTTGATGGTAAAATCGATCTAGAAGCTCTTGAAAAAATGCCTTTAGAAGAATTGGAGAGCTTAGTTAAGAACTTACAAACAGACCTCAAGCGCTGGGAAATTTTTGTCAACGACCAAGAGGAAGAATTAACTCTCCAATGCCAAACCGTGGAAGAATTAGAAGCAAGAATGGCCACAATAGATGAATCCGAGCGAGCTAATTTAGAATCCGAATTAGCCGAGGAACAGGAAAAAAAAGGAATGCTGGCGGCAACTTTGGTCGGACAAAGACGTAATCTCCAGGAAAGGCAAGCTATTCGCTCTCAACATCTGAAAATGCTGCAACGGAGACAGGGGATTTTATCCCCAGAAGATGCCCAAAAATGTAGCTTTGAACCATTGTTAATTCTGTTGGCCGATAATTATCAAAATAATCTCCAAGAAAGTCAACGTTTAGCAGCAGAAATCAAGGGACTACAAGAGGATTTACCAAAAAACAGAGATACTATTGACGGTCAATGGTCGGATTTAGAGCAAAAAACTCGTGAATTTGAAGAACAGGAGCGACAATGGCGCGATGCTAATCTGGCATTATTGCGTTTAAAAACTCAGGTACAACAGTACGAAACTTTCCTGCAACCCGTGCAGGATCAACTCGATCAAATCCGTCAAAAACTAGAAACTATCTCCCAATGGTTGACACCCATGGAATCTAATGGTAGTGCCTATCATTACGCTATTAACAGTTAGGCTTAATTAGGGTTTGCGGCAAAAAGTTTTTCCTGGGGGCAGGGTGTGGGGTGTGGGGTGTGGGGTGTGGGGTTTTACCAGTTTTGAGGTGGCCAATTACCTAATTTTCAGGGAAAAAGTGCCTAAATTTCCCCCCGATCACTCCCAGATCCAGTACTTTTTGATTGACAAAAGGTCTAAAAGTCTTACCCAACAAGGTTTTTAGATTTATTCAGCCAGCCCTAATTAGTGTTAGGGCTTCCTGAACAAATAATACAGGGCAATCCAAACAAAGATTTCGCCGTTTTTGCCGTTAACGGAGGCAGGGGGTAGGGGGCAGCAGGCCGTTTTTGTAACGGGGATTTATGCCCCGCTCCAAAAACTTTTCGCCTTAAGGCGAGGTTTTAGACCCGATTTTTCCGATAACTTTTATAGCTTTTTATCTATGGATAAAATAATTTAGATCAATTTAACCCTAGGTTAGATGTGGTATAGACTAGGATTAGTAATTTATACTCAGATAGTTATGAGACAATCCGATCGAGAAATAATAATTTTAGCGGCTGTGGCCTCCCTCTTAGCGCGCTTTTTAGATAAAAAAAACTGATTTATGGGGTTAAAGTCCGGCAGAATTGGCAATCAATGCCGAGGAAAGATATCGATAGAATGCTTGTGACAGGGGCAGCAATTGCGATCGCCTCGATGAGCGAAATTAAATCATGAATATTATTGTAACCGGTCAGGTAAAAAGAATCGAAATAGGCACGGGAACTTGGGCATTAATTGCTGATAACGGTCAAACCTACGAATTAATGGAACCTCCCGCCGAATTAACCCAAAAAAAGGCAAAAGTGACAGTTATAGGTCAAATTCGCTCAGATGTGATGACTCTGGCCATGATCGGACCGGTTTTACAAGTGATCTCCTTTCAATCCTTGCCATGAAGCCGCAAAATACTGCTTAAAAACGGGCAAAAACTACTTTTTAAGCTTGTAATCTCGAAAAATTCCCGTAATTGTCCTTCAGCTATCCCAGAAAGAAAAATTGTCAAGAAGACCCTAAAGGTTGATTTTTTCGAGAATAATCTCGAAATTTTGAATAATAATACTACAATAGACAGCAACTTTGTCTTAGGAACATCGGAATCACCTAAACCGATCTATCGGATTGGTTTAACTCGTAGTTACCTAAGTTGGCGTGAGGAGAGGACTGAATGAATTTGCGCGATAATGCTTTAACGATTCTGCAAGAAACGAGTCGAACTTTTTATATTCCCATAAGTCGTTTACCAGATCGCCTGCTCGAGGCAGTAGCCTCAGCTTATCTCTGTATGAGGGCGATCGATGAAGTAGAAGACCATCCCGACCTAGATAACTTCAGTAAATCCCAGATATTAAGACAAATTAGCCTGAATTTACAAGCAGGTACTGAAAATTCCACCAAAGAGGACTTTGCTTTTGGCTTAGTCCATCGGGAGATTTTGCCGGAAGTAACCCTGAGAATTGGCGAATGGGCCCTGTTAGCACCGGATTCGATCGCCCCCCGGGTTTGGGATGCCACGGCGGCCATGGCCGATCGCATGGCCTACTGGGCTGGGAATAACTGGGATATTCGCACAGAAATAGAATTAGATCAATATACCTTTAGTGTGGCCGGTGCCGTGGGTTTATTGCTGTCTGACCTCTGGAATTGGTACGACGGCACTCAAACTAATCGCAGTTATGCCATCGGTTTTGGTCGGGGTTTACAAGCGGTTAATATTGCCCGCAACCATGGCGAGGATCTGCGCCGGGGGGTAAGTTTTCTGCCCCAGGGTTGGACAATTAGTGATATTCATAATTATGCCCGTCGTAATCTGAAATTAGCCGATTATTACACTCAATCGCTGCCTAATGGGCCGGCACTTGATTTTTGTAAGATTCCCCTCGCTTTAGCCCATGGCACTCTCGAAGTCCTAGCTTTAGGTAAGGAAAAACTCAGCCGCAGCGATGTCATCGCTTTGGTACAACAAATTACCCGTTAGAAGAAATCAAAATTAAAATTGCCCACGATCGCTCTTCCAAAGTCAGGAATCACAAGCGTGGGCAACAAACCGGTGGCGTTCAGTAACTTAGAACAAACCGAGAGTTAAAGATATATCGATGGGGAAAGTGGCACCAATACCTAACCAGATCGTGACCACAGTACCAAATAGGAAGATAGCGGTAGCGACGGGACGACGGAAAGGATTTTGGAATTTATTGACGCTTTCAATAAAGGGAACTAACATCAAGCCTAGGGGAACGCCGGCCATGCAAGCGATACCTAAGAGTTTGTTAGGAAGAATACGGAGAATTTGGAAAACGGGATAAAGATACCACTCTGGCAGAATTTCTAGGGGAGTAGCGAAAGGATCGGCAGGTTCACCGATCATGGTGGGATCCATAATCGCTAAACCGGTGCAGAGTCCGATCGTACCAAAGATAACTACCGGGAAGACATAGAGTAGATCGTTAGGCCAAGCGGGTTCACCGTAGTAGTTGTGACCCATCCCTTTAGCCAACTTAGCGCGCAGAGCGGGATCGCTGAGATCGGGCTTTTTTAATGTGGACATGGATAATGTCTCCTAAAAATGATTTCGGATCGACAGAGATATTTTTCTGAATTATAGAGGCCCAGAAATGCCTTGTTTACGGATCATCAAGAAATGTAGCAACATGAAGACCGCGATCGACCAGGGTAGTACAAAGGTATGTAAGCTGTAGAAACGGGTTAAAGTTGCTTGACCGACGCTTTCGCTACCGCGCATCAGGGTGACGAGTTGATCACCGACGACGGGAATAGCAGCAGGTACACCGGAAACAATTTTAACGGCCCAGTAACCCACCTGATCCCAGGGTAAGGAATAACCGGTGACACCGAAGGTAACGGTGATTACGGCCAAGACAACCCCAGTGACCCAGGTTAATTCGCGAGGTTTTTTGAAGCCACCGGTCAGATAGACGCGGAAAACGTGCAGGATCATCATTAAGACCATCATACTGGCAGACCAGCGATGGATAGAACGAATTAGCCAACCAAAGTTGACTTCGTTCATGATGTACTGTACGGAGGAGAGGGCCTCTGCTACAGTGGGTTTGTAGTAGAAGGTCATGGCGAAACCAGTGGCAAACTGGATCACGAAGCACACAAGGGTGATACCACCCAGACAGTAGAAGATATTAACGTGGGGGGGAACGTATTTGGTGCTGATATCATCAGCGATCCCTTGAATTTCTAAGCGTTCCTGAAACCATTGATAGGCTTTAGAATCCGTTACTTGTTTGGTAAACATCGCGTAACCAGTAAGAAAAATGAAAGATTTAAGGTGTGACCTTTAAAAAATGTAACACAGTTTTCAGGGCTAATTCTCGCTCTTGTCAGGTTTCTCCACCGGTGGGGATCAATTGGCGATCGCTAGACCCGAAAAACGTAACTTCCTAAAATTTCCCTTAAAATGTCTCCTAGACTACAAAAAATCGGGCCAATTGTCCGACACTGGGAATAGGTAAGGTTGACAGCTAGTTACTGATTTGCTCACATTGACCTACATACGCCACTATTTAGGCGAACGTTTGTGACCCTAAGAAAAGCCGTTGAGCTATGGGGATTACATCCCAATACATTAAGAGAATATGCCGATGAAGGGAAAATCAAAAGTATCAAAAACGAAGCAGGGCAACGATTGTACGATGTCCAGTCTTACGTCAATGGTGCAGCTAGAGCTTCCCTTGTTTGCTACTGCCGAGTCAGTTCCATCAAGCAACGAGATGACCTTGAGAGACAAGTCAGCTTTATGCGCGGATTCTATCCAGAGGCAGAAATCATCCAAGACATCGCTAGTGGGTTTAACTTCCCAAGAAAAGGACTTAGAGCCACACTGGACAGATTATTGTGGGGAAATAAACTCACAATTGTTATGTCCACACTGGACAGATTATGCCGATTTAGATTCGAGCTTATACAGTACATGGTCGAACAAAACGGTAGCAAAATCTTGGTTCTCGACCAAACTGTTCATAGTCCCGAATCAGAACTTACAGCAGACTTGTTATAAATACTTCACATCTTCTCTTGCCGAATGCCCGGACTCAGGAAGTACGCTCAAAAAATCAAAGAAAGTGCGGATTTATCCAACAACAGAACAGAAGAAACTGATGAAACACTGGTGGGGAGTATCTCGGTTTGTCTTCAAC is a genomic window containing:
- the petD gene encoding cytochrome b6-f complex subunit IV; translation: MSTLKKPDLSDPALRAKLAKGMGHNYYGEPAWPNDLLYVFPVVIFGTIGLCTGLAIMDPTMIGEPADPFATPLEILPEWYLYPVFQILRILPNKLLGIACMAGVPLGLMLVPFIESVNKFQNPFRRPVATAIFLFGTVVTIWLGIGATFPIDISLTLGLF
- a CDS encoding methyl-accepting chemotaxis protein — protein: MPSGTEYAKLYRKANTAYCQGNLEDAAVIVKEMISKYPEDANVMLLQGHIHLGLQQYRLAEERYEKVLQLAKNSPTSSDLVDYAQRGLDQIRQLRFEAEEGDFTIAATESIAYSEAAFDPSQSFNRSRSWKSQGAAPDGQKKGLDWNSSLFNEEDPSEPTVSKVHSYDDDFEESEETAFSSLTLPGPGSHGSQWSSDSAEGEAPFPFLEAAEIDSLEEGWDGELGSTGEATFMVSSALGGNPLTGRDQELSYRDTLEESTFAIDLESTHPQGAKTGPNQGRVTQQRDEEDETGDFGQPELNDEDLDGFSPLALTDTVQGLGDWELFTPSGGEALSGGFLPEPSAHLNASSGVGEPSFNPSRLKTPNDKRDSHLTHASELLLKPVVEVNPGKLGFFVNASLGKKQLILAALAGITPVIIIFAVSTTSWLSTLLAAKPAPNSQAKTEKVAPKPAPKPPASASLSPFSQPVLTTMLLTGLGTLALTWLGLQLLISQIKRSLNDLQSQFDHLSEGNFNAKATIYSEDEFGQLANRFNQMARVVVTTTTEAQRRAAETEREREDLQRQVIRLLDDVEGAARGDLTVEAEVSADVLGAVADAFNLTIQNLREIVRQVKKAAKQVNQGSTNSESFARNQSSDALRMAEELAVTLNSVQMMTDSIQRVAENAREAEEVARTSSITALKGGDSVERTVAGILQIRETVSETARKVKRLAEASQEISKIVAVVSQIASRTNLLALNASIQAARAGEAGRGFAVVADEVRQLADRAAKSLKEIEQIVLHIQSETGSVMTAMEEGIQQVIDVTERSEQAKKSLEDIIQVSNRIDTLVRSITADTVKQRENSLNVAQVMQSVELTAQETSQESQRVAGSLQKLVSISRELLSSVERFKVDSEDDR
- the petB gene encoding cytochrome b6; the encoded protein is MFTKQVTDSKAYQWFQERLEIQGIADDISTKYVPPHVNIFYCLGGITLVCFVIQFATGFAMTFYYKPTVAEALSSVQYIMNEVNFGWLIRSIHRWSASMMVLMMILHVFRVYLTGGFKKPRELTWVTGVVLAVITVTFGVTGYSLPWDQVGYWAVKIVSGVPAAIPVVGDQLVTLMRGSESVGQATLTRFYSLHTFVLPWSIAVFMLLHFLMIRKQGISGPL
- a CDS encoding chemotaxis protein CheW, whose translation is MLNNADFFAGNAQNIAPDNQELQTPVGELYLRFYLPSQDEFALSAVGICEVIQQPLDRITPIPNASPLLLGTINLRGQVIWVADLGQFLGDSSRLNTDRAEIPIIAIKEEETILGLAVERLGDMEWLDPDKLGSAASIPDQIALYVQGEWILGQESKKTLRLLDYLAILRFARWAA
- a CDS encoding IS607 family transposase, with amino-acid sequence MTLRKAVELWGLHPNTLREYADEGKIKSIKNEAGQRLYDVQSYVNGAARASLVCYCRVSSIKQRDDLERQVSFMRGFYPEAEIIQDIASGFNFPRKGLRATLDRLLWGNKLTIVMSTLDRLCRFRFELIQYMVEQNGSKILVLDQTVHSPESELTADLL
- a CDS encoding RNA-guided endonuclease InsQ/TnpB family protein; the encoded protein is MYRCQQNLMSMDKHLKAILELICAESHKLTNCGIYYARQLYLKTQKIIGKFDLEKEYKNNKHDQVLSSQAAQQILRSVAESFKSFKELNQKYRKGELTDEPHLPKYIKKEGLFLVTYPKQALKWVDNQIGIPLGKTVKQWFGLDSFYWPMTSNLRFQEIKELRILPRNHCFYVEFVDESKPVEIEVNPDNVLGLDPGLNNWLTGVSSLGTSFVIDGRHLKSVNRWYHKQVATLKEGKPQGFWSTQLAKITEKRNRKIRDAVNKAARLVINHCLEHQRNKDQKGEGNLGKKNHQSFVSIPTAKLKERIRQLCEHCGIKFIETEESYTSKASFLDNDSLPKFVEKTEGWQPSGKRTKRGLYRTAQNQYINADANGAANIIRKVSTTLNFDLSRVSRGVLTRPQKFKCWSAKKTRSPLRILRHLWVGEVKKTFIMEDNYSCYTLQK
- the hmpF gene encoding pilus motility taxis protein HmpF — translated: MLYLAEVKKQTRGFIGGYKTELKLLACQHNDQTWSAIPGEDILTYDETNSLGEGALLLVNLSNNRQLQGNPELAGAEMVRQLQKISRLMERSKKDQEKIEQWKQSLTYQSEILNRQKMEMETRIEQIEQIEAEFDYLERKRQELETLKQQLNEQQRHLEEGQINCNSYPNLSPEKQQFIRSLAERLANNHDRGNSPSQILHSTLESVQEQQTILNSCWQSLEEQKKTVENRQVANDEMLDYLEQRARELQTSRNALETAQIQLQIQETVLNQKQELFERLNLTLQTTDSTRQMLLRLLQGEELDFDGKIDLEALEKMPLEELESLVKNLQTDLKRWEIFVNDQEEELTLQCQTVEELEARMATIDESERANLESELAEEQEKKGMLAATLVGQRRNLQERQAIRSQHLKMLQRRQGILSPEDAQKCSFEPLLILLADNYQNNLQESQRLAAEIKGLQEDLPKNRDTIDGQWSDLEQKTREFEEQERQWRDANLALLRLKTQVQQYETFLQPVQDQLDQIRQKLETISQWLTPMESNGSAYHYAINS
- a CDS encoding response regulator transcription factor, producing MSEILLVEDSQTQRELICDLLRNSGIKVTIATDGVEALEHIQRANPDLVVLDIVMPRMNGYEVCRRLKSDPKTKNVPVVICSLKGEVFDRYWGMKIGADAYIVKPFEPIEFIYTIKQLLRR
- a CDS encoding squalene/phytoene synthase family protein, which gives rise to MNLRDNALTILQETSRTFYIPISRLPDRLLEAVASAYLCMRAIDEVEDHPDLDNFSKSQILRQISLNLQAGTENSTKEDFAFGLVHREILPEVTLRIGEWALLAPDSIAPRVWDATAAMADRMAYWAGNNWDIRTEIELDQYTFSVAGAVGLLLSDLWNWYDGTQTNRSYAIGFGRGLQAVNIARNHGEDLRRGVSFLPQGWTISDIHNYARRNLKLADYYTQSLPNGPALDFCKIPLALAHGTLEVLALGKEKLSRSDVIALVQQITR